Proteins encoded by one window of Homo sapiens chromosome 6 genomic scaffold, GRCh38.p14 alternate locus group ALT_REF_LOCI_6 HSCHR6_MHC_QBL_CTG1:
- the HLA-DPB1 gene encoding HLA class II histocompatibility antigen, DP beta 1 chain isoform X5, translated as MCRHNYELGGPMTLQRRVQPRVNVSPSKKGPLQHHNLLVCHVTDFYPGSIQVRWFLNGQEETAGVVSTNLIRNGDWTFQILVMLEMTPQQGDVYTCQVEHTSLDSPVTVEWKAQSDSARSKTLTGAGGFVLGLIICGVGIFMHRRSKKVQRGSA; from the exons ATGTGCAGACACAACTACGAGCTGGGCGGGCCCATGACCCTGCAGCGCCGAG TCCAGCCTAGGGTGAATGTTTCCCCCTCCAAGAAGGGGCCCTTGCAGCACCACAACCTGCTTGTCTGCCACGTGACGGATTTCTACCCAGGCAGCATTCAAGTCCGATGGTTCCTGAATGGACAGGAGGAAACAGCTGGGGTCGTGTCCACCAACCTGATCCGTAATGGAGACTGGACCTTCCAGATCCTGGTGATGCTGGAAATGACCCCCCAGCAGGGAGATGTCTACACCTGCCAAGTGGAGCACACCAGCCTGGATAGTCCTGTCACCGTGGAGTGGA AGGCACAGTCTGATTCTGCCCGGAGTAAGACATTGACGGGAGCTGGGGGCTTCGTGCTGGGGCTCATCATCTGTGGAGTGGGCATCTTCATGCACAGGAGGAGCAAGAAAG TTCAACGAGGATCTGCATAA
- the HLA-DPB1 gene encoding HLA class II histocompatibility antigen, DP beta 1 chain isoform X4, producing MQRCRGRQHLVICETFMGPEDAAQRRNLKKDGISTTQAFQPRVNVSPSKKGPLQHHNLLVCHVTDFYPGSIQVRWFLNGQEETAGVVSTNLIRNGDWTFQILVMLEMTPQQGDVYTCQVEHTSLDSPVTVEWKAQSDSARSKTLTGAGGFVLGLIICGVGIFMHRRSKKVQRGSA from the exons ATGCAAAGATGCAGAGGGAGGCAACACCTGGTCATCTGTGAGACCTTCATGGGACCTGAAGACGCAGCACAGAGGAGGAACTTGAAAAAGGACGGGATTTCTACTACTCAAGCAT TCCAGCCTAGGGTGAATGTTTCCCCCTCCAAGAAGGGGCCCTTGCAGCACCACAACCTGCTTGTCTGCCACGTGACGGATTTCTACCCAGGCAGCATTCAAGTCCGATGGTTCCTGAATGGACAGGAGGAAACAGCTGGGGTCGTGTCCACCAACCTGATCCGTAATGGAGACTGGACCTTCCAGATCCTGGTGATGCTGGAAATGACCCCCCAGCAGGGAGATGTCTACACCTGCCAAGTGGAGCACACCAGCCTGGATAGTCCTGTCACCGTGGAGTGGA AGGCACAGTCTGATTCTGCCCGGAGTAAGACATTGACGGGAGCTGGGGGCTTCGTGCTGGGGCTCATCATCTGTGGAGTGGGCATCTTCATGCACAGGAGGAGCAAGAAAG TTCAACGAGGATCTGCATAA